The proteins below come from a single Corynebacterium cystitidis genomic window:
- a CDS encoding heme ABC transporter ATP-binding protein: MTIRADNVTVRRGGRDLVHGASFTIPAGAITGVIGPNGAGKSTLLAVLSGDVRPQSGAAWFGDTPVLSLGPLELARRRAVMLQDVNIAFSFLVRDVVAMGRTPWSGTPHSLDDEATIDAALRIAQVEHLQDRDVMTLSGGERARTAFARVVAQRTPIVLLDEPTAAMDIAHQEHTMAVAKAMARTGTTVVMVVHDLQAAAAYCDYVVCLKQGNVVATGAVDEVLTQDILSQAYDWPIGVAPSAGGSLVISAQRGTVDAKNYDFKSLDPHHDWC, from the coding sequence ATGACGATTAGAGCAGACAATGTCACGGTGCGCCGTGGGGGCCGCGACCTCGTCCACGGTGCTTCCTTCACTATTCCGGCTGGCGCGATCACCGGAGTGATTGGGCCGAATGGTGCTGGTAAGTCCACTCTATTGGCAGTTTTGTCTGGTGATGTCCGGCCGCAATCCGGCGCTGCATGGTTTGGTGATACTCCTGTGCTAAGCCTGGGTCCGCTTGAACTTGCTCGTCGGCGTGCGGTGATGTTGCAGGATGTGAATATCGCTTTTTCTTTTTTGGTTCGCGATGTGGTGGCGATGGGTCGCACGCCGTGGTCTGGGACACCACATTCGCTTGACGACGAAGCCACCATCGACGCAGCCCTTCGCATCGCGCAGGTGGAGCACTTGCAGGATCGGGACGTCATGACACTTTCTGGTGGTGAACGTGCCCGCACTGCTTTCGCCCGCGTGGTGGCGCAGCGTACCCCCATTGTGCTTCTCGACGAGCCGACAGCCGCAATGGACATCGCCCACCAGGAACACACTATGGCCGTTGCAAAAGCCATGGCCAGAACTGGTACGACTGTGGTGATGGTGGTGCATGACCTGCAAGCGGCTGCTGCTTATTGCGACTATGTGGTCTGTTTAAAACAGGGCAACGTTGTGGCAACTGGTGCCGTTGATGAGGTGCTCACCCAAGATATTTTGTCACAGGCGTATGACTGGCCCATTGGGGTCGCGCCAAGTGCGGGCGGTTCTCTGGTGATTAGTGCGCAGCGGGGAACCGTCGATGCCAAGAATTATGACTTTAAAAGCCTTGACCCCCACCACGATTGGTGTTAG
- a CDS encoding HtaA domain-containing protein, with amino-acid sequence MARTALLAGTVTSALILTGITVPVATAQEATNLPPIVEGTVNWPIKESFTKYLQGFAKGEIYATDGATALKNADGKVNNFAFPVDTDDSRLDANGNGVIELDGELQFYGHKGLGENGGWGLDLNYEDVKITITDGTNAVLTADYTVKGALPGQKDKGPQAADDAPIMSFTLTEPLKPTADKAFELTGLIPTVEQGGQDSLMGYDKGDKLDDGAIDVSVKFGKAPEKGDKPGDKPGDKPGDKPGDKPGDKPGDKPGDKPKEGSSASPGVIAGGVIAALLAVVGIIAATQPALVQQIQNLLSGILPKA; translated from the coding sequence ATGGCTCGTACCGCACTTCTAGCAGGCACCGTCACCTCTGCACTGATTCTCACAGGCATCACGGTTCCGGTTGCCACTGCCCAGGAAGCAACGAACCTTCCCCCCATCGTGGAGGGCACCGTCAACTGGCCAATCAAGGAGTCCTTCACCAAGTACCTACAGGGATTTGCCAAGGGTGAGATCTACGCCACTGACGGTGCGACGGCACTGAAGAACGCGGATGGCAAGGTCAACAATTTCGCCTTCCCCGTCGACACTGATGATTCCAGGCTGGATGCCAACGGCAATGGTGTGATCGAACTTGATGGTGAGCTGCAGTTCTACGGCCATAAGGGCCTTGGCGAAAACGGTGGTTGGGGTCTGGACTTAAACTACGAGGATGTGAAGATCACCATCACAGACGGAACCAATGCCGTGCTGACCGCCGATTACACCGTCAAGGGTGCATTACCCGGCCAAAAAGACAAGGGCCCACAGGCTGCCGATGATGCCCCAATCATGTCCTTCACCCTGACCGAGCCTCTAAAGCCCACCGCTGACAAGGCCTTTGAACTGACAGGTTTGATCCCCACCGTGGAACAGGGTGGGCAGGATTCGCTGATGGGCTACGACAAGGGCGACAAGCTTGACGATGGTGCCATTGACGTCTCTGTGAAGTTTGGCAAGGCGCCTGAGAAGGGCGACAAGCCTGGTGACAAGCCTGGCGATAAGCCTGGTGACAAGCCTGGCGATAAGCCTGGTGACAAGCCTGGCGATAAGCCTGGTGACAAGCCGAAGGAGGGTTCGTCGGCAAGCCCTGGTGTCATCGCTGGCGGTGTGATCGCTGCCCTGCTGGCCGTTGTGGGAATCATCGCTGCTACCCAGCCTGCGCTGGTGCAGCAAATCCAGAACTTGCTGTCGGGCATTCTGCCAAAAGCTTAA
- a CDS encoding ATP-binding protein: MRADTVANEESHEPLFGLYDLSAELERLRRTGKDNERVEVKRCATKVDKSFWETVSVFANTDGGLILLGLDEPSFTPTEGFDFERVQSQVTGGLRDAGQTEPKVTPVPEHRIASITVDGTEVLALRVEPMSDSPRLRKQMPCFVSAKQIAKGSYKRVLDEDQLLNSYEIYSLSHRFEEDLTDLQPVADATIEDLSSERIEALIRRLTLLGSRVADDTSSTEEILTRLKVINQGKPTLSGVLVFGRYPQQFFPQYFIDVTTHPGQEKGIGDGGQRFLSRRRCDGCMPLAIDDALQAVLKELRTQYVEQDGTIREQKEVPPIAIREAIANAVMHRDYGEYQRGQQIAVDIYPDRIEVTSPGGLWSDRTESNIVDGRSVSRNTGLVNLLSYVIDSDSKQVAENQGSGIPRMLKAMRESGLPRPGFKDEISQFTVTLPRFGIFTHEAQQFLETYGHGRNDLQDIALILASDLGAVSPQNLRKQLGIDSDDARAELRDLARQQLLHEVSPDHFVLPKADVPEGTPVAILEVLDHDKPLKTKEIAQLTDRSPATIRTHLRELVDSGLVIATAPPTSRNRAYLLARPAT, from the coding sequence ATGCGCGCAGACACTGTTGCTAATGAGGAGAGTCACGAACCCCTTTTTGGACTCTACGACTTAAGTGCGGAACTTGAAAGACTTCGGCGAACTGGGAAAGACAATGAGCGTGTCGAGGTAAAACGTTGCGCCACGAAGGTAGATAAGAGCTTTTGGGAGACAGTCAGCGTATTTGCAAACACAGACGGTGGCCTCATTCTTCTCGGACTCGACGAACCATCATTTACCCCCACTGAGGGATTTGATTTCGAACGAGTCCAAAGTCAGGTAACAGGAGGACTACGAGACGCTGGCCAGACCGAACCGAAAGTAACTCCGGTACCAGAGCATCGGATCGCTTCAATCACCGTTGACGGGACTGAAGTTCTCGCGCTCCGAGTAGAGCCAATGTCTGATTCCCCGCGACTTCGCAAACAGATGCCATGTTTTGTCAGCGCCAAGCAGATAGCCAAAGGGAGCTACAAACGGGTCCTCGACGAGGATCAGCTGCTCAATTCGTACGAGATCTACAGTTTGAGCCACCGGTTCGAGGAAGACCTCACCGACCTGCAACCAGTTGCCGACGCTACGATTGAGGATCTTTCGTCGGAACGCATCGAAGCCCTTATTCGACGGCTCACCTTACTCGGTTCCCGCGTGGCGGACGATACATCGTCCACTGAAGAGATACTGACCAGGCTAAAAGTGATCAACCAGGGGAAACCCACTCTTTCCGGCGTACTAGTCTTTGGCCGTTATCCGCAGCAGTTCTTCCCGCAATACTTCATCGATGTCACTACACATCCTGGACAAGAAAAAGGCATTGGGGACGGGGGTCAGCGTTTTCTGTCGAGAAGACGGTGCGACGGCTGCATGCCGCTGGCTATCGACGATGCACTCCAAGCGGTCCTCAAAGAACTACGAACACAATACGTAGAACAGGACGGAACTATCCGCGAACAGAAAGAAGTGCCCCCGATTGCTATTCGAGAGGCAATCGCCAATGCCGTAATGCACCGGGACTACGGTGAATACCAGAGGGGCCAACAAATCGCGGTGGACATCTACCCCGACCGCATCGAAGTAACTAGCCCCGGCGGTCTATGGTCTGACCGCACCGAAAGCAACATCGTTGATGGCCGGTCTGTGTCGCGGAATACTGGGCTTGTAAACCTGCTCAGCTATGTCATTGATAGTGACAGTAAACAAGTCGCAGAGAACCAGGGCAGTGGAATTCCCCGCATGTTGAAGGCAATGCGGGAAAGCGGGCTACCGCGCCCAGGCTTTAAGGACGAGATTTCGCAATTCACGGTGACACTTCCACGGTTCGGAATATTCACGCATGAAGCTCAGCAGTTCTTAGAGACTTACGGGCACGGCAGGAACGATCTGCAAGATATTGCTCTTATCCTGGCGAGTGATTTAGGAGCTGTCTCACCACAGAATCTCCGTAAGCAACTAGGGATAGACAGTGATGATGCCAGGGCAGAACTCCGTGATCTAGCCAGGCAGCAGTTGCTCCACGAAGTTTCCCCGGATCACTTCGTCCTTCCAAAAGCTGATGTACCGGAGGGGACACCAGTTGCAATTCTTGAGGTGCTTGATCACGATAAGCCACTAAAGACTAAAGAGATAGCCCAGTTAACTGATCGGTCTCCTGCAACAATCCGGACCCACCTTCGCGAACTCGTGGATTCCGGATTGGTCATCGCGACTGCCCCTCCCACAAGCAGAAACAGGGCCTATCTACTAGCGCGTCCGGCCACCTAA
- a CDS encoding DEAD/DEAH box helicase family protein gives MVQAPPPSNFTFVMPVWPALGQDAIRAERMALRQPDVTGMLARRIIEKVVKHIWRFAGIGDPAMKDLNTLIGDPRFQRLAGSSKINALTLIRKAGNDSVHDGGISPDRAVKVVKHLFDVLSWAILRYSPHPESQPTQAFHEEYLKPPEGIPPQRTSPQELKELADELDAKDKQLNEQELLLNETEQKLLDQQEAHAREKALFAQKQASTEEEHATARKALADEIAELRAQLLEAQRKQSNPNAELLPPTISEAETRRDLIDPMLARAGFTHGSNLLYEYPVVGLPTTTGEGFVDYVLLGKDGKPLGLVEAKRSSKSMNDGAVQAGLYADALEAEFGQRPIVFLTNGYHIQLVDLDGSTRVVEGYPTPDQLYSMIYHRAQRRWLADQEIDAEIAGRDYQMSMIRAVTERFENEGHRRALLVMATGTGKTRVAIALSKLMRGAKWVKKVLFLADRQALVEQAHENFSELYGSSNPVNLLQTPDEIGDVYVSTYHTMMGMISDDGDTPAKFNPYDFDLIIIDEAHRSIYHRFKRILDYFDAYVLGLTATPKSDVHHDTYSLFHIDGKEPTGAYSLDQAIDDGNLVPYKTYAADSLFLRSGMRYSALSPEEKAAWDAQDWGNDEEGNPLPPPDGVEASQINRVLYNRDTIRKVLGQLVERGQKVEGDQLGKTIIFARTQQHADLIKEEFDTHFPAYAGDGATVITHSTSYASTAIKNFKRAHDNPRVAISVDMLDTGIDVPEVLNLVFFKPVYSPTKFWQMVGRGTRLRPDLFGPGEHKEYFSILDYCGNVEMFTDRAETDDTGTRPVTLSEKLFASRANLIALLDKHDPANPLRGRLATHLHELVLTVPEGNILVRPDDRPILHRYQDPAAWSELHDVDVLIDHLAHLPFGEIVKDKESAKQVDLLVLQLQMGLLEPSASFAKNKQKLEQLAGDLLGIELAQVRKHAGILERVLDPEWWEGVTLTDLEEARVVIRGLAELIPRSQRKIVVFDFEDTVSDLEEVELNPASAAVGVHESRIEARLREFFNEQKDSVAMQKLRSARPLTEQDIAALEEMVAQVSSEDVERVRKSLGGGDSVPAFIRRLVGLEPDAVRAEFADFLDGSTLTANQIGFTKTLVDVICSQGGIEISSIWEPPFDAYPLTDLFETSQIVDITSRIKKINEVAG, from the coding sequence ATGGTCCAAGCCCCGCCGCCCAGCAACTTCACGTTTGTGATGCCGGTGTGGCCAGCGCTGGGCCAAGACGCCATCAGGGCCGAGCGCATGGCACTGCGCCAACCAGATGTCACCGGGATGCTTGCCCGCCGCATCATAGAGAAAGTGGTCAAGCACATCTGGCGCTTCGCCGGTATTGGTGACCCAGCCATGAAAGACCTCAACACGCTCATCGGTGACCCTCGCTTCCAACGCCTAGCAGGCAGCAGCAAAATCAACGCGCTCACGCTAATCCGCAAGGCGGGCAACGATTCAGTACACGACGGTGGCATCAGCCCCGATCGTGCCGTCAAAGTGGTCAAGCACCTATTCGACGTGCTCTCCTGGGCCATCCTGCGCTACTCCCCACACCCAGAATCCCAGCCCACGCAGGCATTCCACGAGGAATACCTGAAACCACCAGAAGGAATACCCCCACAGCGGACCTCCCCGCAAGAGCTCAAGGAGCTTGCCGACGAGCTCGACGCCAAAGACAAGCAGCTCAACGAACAAGAACTGCTGCTCAATGAGACCGAACAAAAGCTACTGGACCAGCAAGAAGCACACGCCCGCGAAAAGGCCCTGTTCGCCCAGAAGCAAGCCAGCACCGAAGAAGAACACGCCACAGCACGCAAAGCCCTCGCCGACGAAATCGCGGAACTACGTGCGCAGCTTCTCGAGGCCCAGCGTAAGCAATCCAACCCGAACGCAGAGCTCCTGCCACCCACCATCAGCGAGGCGGAGACGCGCCGGGACCTCATCGACCCAATGCTGGCACGCGCCGGGTTCACACACGGCTCCAACCTGCTCTACGAGTACCCGGTCGTCGGCCTGCCCACCACCACCGGCGAAGGATTCGTCGATTATGTGCTGCTGGGCAAAGACGGCAAGCCTTTAGGGTTAGTGGAAGCCAAGCGATCGTCGAAAAGCATGAACGATGGCGCAGTCCAAGCAGGGCTCTACGCCGACGCACTTGAAGCGGAGTTCGGGCAACGCCCCATCGTTTTTCTTACCAACGGCTACCACATTCAGCTGGTGGACCTGGATGGTTCAACCCGCGTGGTCGAAGGCTACCCTACGCCTGACCAGCTGTATTCCATGATCTACCACCGCGCGCAACGCAGGTGGCTGGCGGACCAAGAAATTGATGCGGAGATTGCTGGGCGCGACTACCAAATGTCGATGATCCGCGCGGTAACCGAAAGGTTCGAGAATGAAGGCCACCGCCGGGCATTGCTAGTGATGGCCACCGGCACCGGAAAGACACGCGTGGCCATTGCGCTGTCAAAGCTGATGCGAGGCGCGAAGTGGGTGAAGAAGGTGCTGTTCTTGGCGGATCGGCAAGCGTTGGTGGAGCAGGCGCATGAAAACTTCTCCGAGCTCTACGGCAGCTCCAATCCGGTGAACCTTCTGCAAACTCCCGACGAGATCGGCGACGTGTACGTGTCCACCTACCACACTATGATGGGCATGATCAGCGACGACGGTGATACACCAGCCAAGTTCAACCCGTATGACTTTGACCTGATTATTATCGACGAGGCGCACCGCTCCATCTACCACCGCTTTAAACGCATCCTCGACTATTTTGATGCCTATGTGCTGGGGCTGACGGCAACACCGAAATCTGATGTGCACCACGACACGTACTCGCTGTTCCACATTGACGGCAAGGAACCGACCGGCGCGTACTCGTTGGACCAGGCCATCGACGACGGCAACTTGGTGCCCTACAAGACTTACGCTGCCGACTCGCTATTCCTGCGCAGCGGTATGCGTTACAGTGCGCTCTCGCCCGAAGAAAAGGCTGCATGGGATGCACAAGACTGGGGCAATGACGAAGAGGGCAATCCCCTGCCACCGCCCGATGGCGTGGAGGCTAGCCAGATCAACCGGGTGCTGTACAACCGCGACACCATCCGCAAAGTGCTGGGCCAACTAGTTGAGCGCGGCCAGAAAGTCGAAGGCGACCAGCTGGGCAAAACCATCATTTTCGCGCGCACCCAACAGCACGCGGATCTGATCAAGGAAGAGTTTGATACTCACTTCCCCGCTTATGCAGGTGACGGTGCCACGGTGATTACGCACTCGACCAGTTACGCGTCGACGGCGATCAAGAACTTCAAGCGCGCCCATGACAACCCGCGGGTGGCAATCTCCGTCGATATGCTCGACACCGGCATTGACGTGCCCGAAGTGTTGAACCTGGTGTTCTTCAAACCGGTGTACTCCCCCACCAAATTCTGGCAGATGGTGGGCCGCGGAACGCGCCTGCGCCCGGACCTGTTCGGCCCTGGTGAGCACAAAGAATACTTCAGCATTCTCGACTACTGCGGCAACGTAGAGATGTTTACTGATCGGGCGGAAACCGACGACACCGGCACCCGGCCTGTCACCCTGTCGGAGAAGCTGTTTGCCTCCCGCGCGAATCTGATCGCACTGCTGGATAAACACGATCCGGCTAACCCCCTGCGCGGGCGGCTAGCTACCCACCTGCACGAGCTTGTCCTGACCGTGCCCGAGGGCAACATCCTCGTGCGTCCCGACGATCGCCCCATCCTCCACCGTTACCAGGACCCTGCGGCGTGGAGTGAGCTTCACGACGTCGACGTGCTCATTGATCACCTGGCACACTTGCCGTTCGGTGAGATTGTGAAGGACAAAGAGTCCGCGAAGCAGGTGGACCTGCTGGTGCTACAGCTGCAAATGGGGCTGCTGGAGCCGTCGGCAAGCTTTGCTAAAAACAAGCAGAAGCTGGAGCAACTTGCAGGTGATCTGTTGGGGATTGAGCTGGCCCAAGTACGAAAGCACGCTGGGATCTTGGAGCGCGTGCTTGACCCAGAGTGGTGGGAAGGTGTCACCCTTACCGATCTCGAAGAAGCCCGCGTGGTGATCCGAGGGCTTGCGGAGCTGATCCCGCGCAGCCAGCGCAAAATTGTGGTCTTTGACTTTGAGGACACCGTCTCTGATCTGGAAGAAGTGGAGCTCAACCCTGCGAGTGCTGCTGTTGGGGTGCACGAAAGCCGTATCGAGGCACGCTTGCGTGAGTTCTTCAACGAACAGAAGGATTCTGTGGCCATGCAGAAATTGCGCAGCGCGCGCCCACTAACCGAGCAAGACATTGCTGCCCTGGAAGAGATGGTTGCGCAGGTGTCGTCGGAAGACGTAGAGCGGGTGCGCAAGAGTTTAGGCGGTGGCGACAGCGTACCAGCGTTTATCCGCAGGTTAGTGGGCCTTGAACCGGACGCTGTGCGTGCTGAGTTTGCGGACTTCCTCGATGGCTCGACCCTGACCGCGAATCAGATCGGTTTTACTAAGACGCTGGTGGACGTGATCTGCAGCCAGGGTGGGATTGAAATCAGCAGCATCTGGGAACCCCCGTTTGATGCCTATCCACTAACTGATCTGTTCGAGACAAGCCAGATCGTGGACATCACCTCGCGGATCAAGAAGATTAACGAGGTGGCTGGGTAA
- a CDS encoding Abi family protein, with translation MSDPKPYTTIDERIAFLTARGMSLDVDEARHWLSVVNYYRLSGYWYPYRSRKNGETLESFQPGTEFSQVAHLYEFDRKLGTLIHDGLERIEVALRASLVETLGVQGPMVYQDPTVFRPDFNHHKWMARARKRVERARRHSAVVQHHDKHYDGQLPLWVLVDFLDFSDSSQLFEGLRAADQFSVAQTLNMAPDVQVLSKTQARKVKKQQPLVRWLEQLTILRNTTAHYGRVWNSTYVPAGTTALKASFSNFGSLPESTSYRVYGSLVVIGHILSLVSPGSTWLWKVRTLVEDLFLPFTGLSVTDMGFPDGWQEHSIWTPRGA, from the coding sequence ATGAGCGATCCGAAACCTTATACGACTATCGATGAGCGTATCGCTTTTTTGACGGCGCGGGGAATGTCCTTAGATGTTGATGAGGCGCGTCATTGGTTGAGTGTGGTGAATTACTACAGGCTAAGTGGTTATTGGTACCCTTACCGATCTCGAAAAAACGGGGAGACTTTAGAAAGCTTTCAGCCAGGCACCGAATTCTCGCAAGTTGCACACCTCTATGAGTTCGATCGAAAATTGGGTACTCTCATCCATGACGGTTTGGAACGTATTGAAGTAGCGCTTCGGGCTAGTCTGGTCGAAACTCTAGGTGTTCAAGGGCCAATGGTATACCAGGATCCAACAGTTTTTCGCCCGGACTTTAACCACCATAAATGGATGGCTCGAGCAAGAAAGCGGGTTGAGCGTGCCCGCAGGCATAGCGCCGTAGTGCAGCATCATGATAAGCATTACGACGGCCAGCTCCCACTGTGGGTTTTGGTCGATTTCCTCGACTTTTCAGATAGTTCACAGTTGTTCGAGGGGCTACGCGCGGCGGACCAATTTAGCGTTGCGCAGACACTTAACATGGCTCCAGATGTCCAAGTCCTCAGTAAAACTCAAGCAAGGAAAGTGAAAAAGCAGCAGCCACTGGTGCGATGGCTTGAACAGTTGACAATTTTACGTAATACAACCGCCCATTACGGAAGAGTGTGGAACAGTACTTACGTGCCTGCTGGCACAACGGCTTTAAAAGCATCGTTTAGTAACTTCGGCTCGTTGCCCGAATCTACGAGTTACAGGGTGTACGGCAGCTTAGTAGTAATCGGGCACATCCTATCGTTAGTGTCTCCAGGCAGTACATGGTTGTGGAAGGTACGGACATTAGTAGAAGATCTCTTTTTACCTTTTACGGGCTTGTCGGTGACAGATATGGGATTTCCAGACGGGTGGCAAGAACATTCAATTTGGACACCCCGAGGAGCCTGA
- a CDS encoding DEAD/DEAH box helicase family protein, whose amino-acid sequence MIRAVTERFDNEGHRRALLVMATGTGKTRFAIALTKLMRGAKWAKKILFLADRQALEEMVAQVSAEDVQRVRESIGGGDSVPAFIRRLVGLEPDAVRAEFADFLDGSTLTANQIGFTKTLVDVICSQGGIEISSIWEPPFDAYPLTDLFETSQIVDITTRIKKINEVAG is encoded by the coding sequence ATGATCCGCGCTGTCACCGAACGGTTCGATAATGAAGGCCATCGCCGAGCCTTGCTGGTGATGGCTACCGGTACAGGCAAAACGCGCTTTGCCATTGCGCTGACGAAGCTGATGCGCGGCGCGAAGTGGGCCAAGAAGATTCTGTTTTTGGCGGACCGGCAAGCGTTGGAGGAGATGGTTGCGCAAGTGTCTGCCGAGGATGTGCAGCGGGTGCGCGAAAGCATTGGTGGTGGCGACAGTGTGCCCGCGTTTATCCGCAGGTTAGTGGGCCTTGAACCGGACGCTGTGCGTGCTGAGTTTGCGGACTTCCTCGATGGCTCGACCCTGACCGCGAATCAGATCGGTTTTACTAAGACGCTTGTCGACGTCATCTGCAGCCAGGGTGGGATTGAGATCAGCAGTATTTGGGAACCGCCTTTCGACGCTTACCCACTGACGGACTTGTTCGAGACAAGCCAGATCGTGGACATCACTACGCGGATCAAGAAAATCAACGAGGTGGCTGGGTAA